A part of Capsicum annuum cultivar UCD-10X-F1 chromosome 6, UCD10Xv1.1, whole genome shotgun sequence genomic DNA contains:
- the LOC107873470 gene encoding LOW QUALITY PROTEIN: putative late blight resistance protein homolog R1A-3 (The sequence of the model RefSeq protein was modified relative to this genomic sequence to represent the inferred CDS: deleted 2 bases in 2 codons; substituted 1 base at 1 genomic stop codon), with protein sequence MKNEGEREKGEANNFMVSFSALHMDVVNVLDFMESLKNEEDQNAVEVADQIEKVKMVLAFICTYVQLSYSDLEKFEVVMTAQRLRVEELLQSIICDAEPNMGIKHDVHHSLPCLMDNIDDCISSCRYSKSSATMTDKQLDFLLLNLHHLSKYLAEQIYPLEMQFEILQNLFVNIRNFHGLIVNGYVEHEIVEYVLPQFQAMTERFGRFMWDSHIDGNSFHFKLPHLFLKIIPIELTVMHICYTNLKDSPSAEIGCFIQQLLETSPDILKEYMIHLQVHTVTVITASISGARNIHVMIEFLLIILTDMPKDMIHRGKLFDLLARVGALIREVSTLVHDLEGKSMDEESTNGTNRATLDLLENIELLKEDLKHSYLRAPDSSQCFFPMSDGPLFMHLLLRHLNDLLDSNAYSIALIKEEIGVVKEDLEFIRSFFVNIDQGLYKDLWAHVLDVAFEAKDVIDSIIVRDNGLLHLIFSLPNTINKIKLIKEEVSGLHEMIPTNXSLTVVNSTKKPVERKSLTTGKVIVGFKEETDWLIRKLTNGPANLDVISIFGMPGSGKTTLAYKVYNDKSVFSHFDLRAWCTVDQEYDEKTLLVKLFNQVTGSDLKFGEDIDVADMLRKQLFGKRYLIVLDDVWDIDAWDGLTRPFPEAEKRSRIILTTRQKEVAFHAKGNTDPLNLRLLSPEESWELLEKRAFGNDSCPDELLEVGREIARNCKGLPLVADLIAGVIVGREKKKTAWLEIRNNLNSFILNSEVEVMKVIELSYDHLPNHLKPCLLDLATLRKDTAIIINVLKAYWRAEGFVEEVMEVYLDNLISSSLVIIFNEIGHHSTCQIHDLVHDFCSIKARKEKFYDSISSNSPSSSSDLLPWKITMTQNFGLNNFFLFGSKKKRHSGKHLYSLAIIGHKLDYSLSDICHLRHLRLLRVLQLDPSFIMVKDSLLNEICMLNHLSYLQFGTKVKSLPSSFSNLSNLETLWVINEGSTLVLLPRIWHLVKLRVLLANACSFFFFDIDTDEPILITHDSKLENMRILEKLVISYSKDTEEIFKRFPNLQELSFILKDSWNYTTEQNWFPKLDFLTELELLNVELERSNTNWSWNFHFPSNLKILGLHDFHLTSDSLSTIARLHYLEQLTLIRPIIQGEEWNMGEEDTFQKLKYLMLEELTLAKWEIGEEFFPVLEKLELWRCHKLEEIPSSFGDIYSLKSIKLIESPQLEDSALKIKQDVEEMTGEDKLQILGPNNMLLCDLAAMQGYMERTQMS encoded by the exons GATGATTGTATCAGCTCATGTCGTTATTCTAAATCAAGTGCCACCATGACTGACAAGCAGTTGGACTTCCTCCTCCTGAATCTCCATCATCTATCCAAGTATCTTGCTGAACAGATTTATCCATTAGAGATGCAGTTTGAGATTCTTCAGAATTTATTTGTCAACATCAGAAATTTCCATGGGTTGATAGTAAATGGTTATGTTGAGCATGAGATTGTGGAATATGTCTTACCTCAATTTCAAGCTATGACTGAGAGATTTGGACGCTTTATGTGGGATAGTCATATTGATGGAAATTCTTTTCACTTCAAGCTACCTCATCTATTCTTGAAGATTATTCCAATTGAACTGACGGTAATGCACATATGTTACACAAATCTGAAAGATTCACCATCAGCAGAAATTGGATGCTTTATCCAGCAGCTGTTAGAGACCTCTCCAGACATTCTTAAAGAATATATGATTCATCTACAAGTGCACACGGTAACTGTTATTACTGCAAGCATTTCGGGGGCGCGAAACATTCATGTCATGATAGAGTTCCTATTGATTATTCTTACTGATATGCCCAAGGACATGATTCATCGTGGCAAATTATTTGATCTTTTGGCACGTGTTGGAGCACTTATCAGGGAGGTATCAACTCTCGTTCACGACTTAGAAGGGAAGTCAATGGATGAAGAGAGTACCAATGGAACAAATCGTGCAACTCTAGACTTGTTGGAAAATATTGAACTCCTCAAGGAAGATCTCAAACATAGTTATCTGAGAGCCCCAGACTCATCTCAATGTTTCTTCCCCATGAGTGATGGACCTCTCTTCATGCATCTTCTACTCAGACACTTAAATGATTTGCTAGATTCCAATGCTTATTCAATTGCTTTGATAAAAGAAGAAATTGGGGTGGTGAAAGAAGACCTAGAATTCATAAGATCTTTCTTCGTGAACATTGACCAAGGATTATATAAAGATCTCTGGGctcatgttttagatgtggcattTGAGGCAAAAGATGTCATTGATTCAATTATTGTTCGAGATAATGGTCTCTTACATCTTATTTTCTCACTTCCCAATACCATAAACAAGATCAAGCTTATCAAAGAAGAGGTCTCCGGGTTACATGAGATGATTCCCACGAACTGAAGCCTCACTGTGGTAAATTCTACCAAGAAGCCAGTTGAAAGAAAGTCATTGACAACAGGTAAAGTAATTGTTGGTTTTAAGGAGGAGACAGACTGGTTAATTAGAAAGCTCACCAATGGACCAGCAAATCTAGATGTCATTTCAATCTTTGGCATGCCGGGTTCGGGTAAAACTACTTTGGCGTACAAAGTATACAATGATAaatcagtttttagtcatttcGACCTTCGGGCATGGTGCACAGTCGACCAAGAATATGACGAGAAGACGTTGTTGGTGAAGCTTTTTAATCAAGTTACTGGCTCGGATTTGAAGTTCGGTGAGGATATTGATGTTGCTGATATGCTACGGAAACAATTGTTTGGAAAGAGGTACCTAATTGTGTTAGATGACGTGTGGGATATTGATGCATGGGATGGATTAACAAGACCTTTTCCTGAAGCTGAGAAACGAAGTAGAATTATT TTGACGACTCGACAAAAGGAAGTCGCTTTTCATGCAAAGGGAAACACTGATCCTCTTAACCTTCGATTGCTAAGTCCAGAAGAAAGTTGGGAATTATTAGAGAAAAGGGCATTTGGAAATGACAGTTGCCCTGATGAACTATTGGAAGTTGGAAGAGAAATAGCCCGAAATTGTAAAGGGCTTCCTTTGGTGGCTGATTTGATTGCTGGAGTCATTGTAGGGAGGGAAAAGAAAAAGACCGCGTGGCTTGAAATTCGAAATAATTTGAATTCCTTTATTTTGAATAGTGAAGTGGAAGTGATGAAGGTTATAGAATTAAGTTATGACCATTTACCAAATCACCTGAAGCCATGTTTACTTGACCTTGCAACTCTTCGGAAGGACACAGCAATTATAATCAATGTGTTAAAAGCTTATTGGCGTGCTGAAGGCTTTGTGGAAGAAGTGATGGAGGTTTATTTGGATAACTTAATTTCCAGCAGCTTGGTAATTATTTTCAATGAGATAGGTCATCACTCAACTTGCCAAATTCATGATCTTGTGCACGACTTTTGTTCGATAAAAGCAAGAAAGGAAAAGTTTTATGACTCGATTAGTTCAAATTCTCCGTCTTCTTCTTCAGATTTGTTGCCTTGGAAAATAACCATGACTCAGAACTTTGGTCTTAACAATTTTTTCCTGTTcggttcaaaaaaaaaaaggcattCTGGTAAACACCTCTATTCTTTGGCAATAATTGGACACAAGCTGGACTACAGTCTTTCTGATATATGTCACCTAAGACACTTGAGGCTTCTTAGAGTGTTGCAACTGGACCCCAGTTTTATCATGGTGAAAGATTCTTTACTGAATGAAATATGCATGTTGAATCATTTGAGTTACTTACAGTTTGGCACAAAAGTTAAATCTTTGCCTTCATCTTTCTCAAACCTCTCGAATCTAGAAACCCTTTGGGTGATTAACGAAGGATCAACCTTGGTACTATTACCGAGAATTTGGCATCTTGTAAAGTTGCGAGTGCTGTTAGCGAAtgcttgttctttctttttctttgatataGATACAGATGAACCAATACTAATAACACATGACTCAAAGTTAGAGAACATGAGAATATTAGAGAAACTCGTGATTTCC TATTCAAAAGATACCGAGGAAATTTTCAAAAGGTTTCCAAATCTTCAAGAGCTTTCATTTATTCTCAAGGACTCATGGAATTATACAACAGAGCAGAATTGGTTCCCAAAATTGGATTTCCTAACTGAACTAGAATTACTCAATGTAGAACTTGAGAGATCAAACACAAATTGGTCGTGGAATTTTCACTTTCCTTCCAATTTGAAAATATTGGGGTTGCATGACTTTCATCTGACGTCCGATTCATTATCAACAATAGCGAGACTGCACTACCTTGAACAGTTGACCCTTATTAGACCAATCATCCAGGGGGAAGAATGGAACATGGGAGAGGAAGACACCTTTCAGAAGCTCAAATATTTGATGTTGGAAGAACTGACTCTTGCTAAGTGGGAGATTGGAGAGGAATTCTTTCCCGTACTTGAGAAATTAGAACTGTGGAGATGTCATAAGCTTGAGGAAATTCCGTCAAGTTTCGGTGATATTTATTCATTAAAAAGTATCAAACTTATAGAGAGCCCTCAACTTGAAGATTCTGCTTTAAAGATTAAGcaagatgttgaagaaatgaCGGGAGAAGACAAGCTTCAGATCCTTGGTCCGAATAATATGCTGTTATGCGACCTTGCTGCTATGCAAGGTTACATGGAGAGGACACAGATGTCCTAG
- the LOC107874407 gene encoding uncharacterized protein LOC107874407: protein MSRTSPKKIWGYLKKEYIGDERIRGMQVLNLIREFEFQRMKDSKIVKEYSDRLLDIINKELEQRKLMRTDGMVEGTLVANHKTQRRGKNLKNYPPSEYFGKMGHPPYKCSKWLDAKCCKCNQLGHEAVICKSKCKNHDADARVVNEEEEKDHIFIETCILSKVSTDFWLIDSGCTNHMTYNKRLFKELKPTEISKARIRNGDQVVVKVKGTVVIKISSVIKQF, encoded by the exons ATGTCTCgcacatcaccaaaaaaaatCTGGGGTTATCTGAAGAAAGAATATATTGGAGATGAAAGAATTCGAGGAATGCAAGTATTGAATTTAATAAGAGAGTTCGAGTTTCAGAGAATGAAAGACTCCAAGATAGTCAAAGAGTACTCGGACAGATTGCTTGACATTATTAACAAG GAACTGGAACAGAGAAAACTTATGAGGACAGATGGTATGGTTGAAGGAACCTTAGTAGCCAACCACAAAACTCAAAGAAGgggtaaaaatttaaaaaattatccacCTTCTGAGTACTTTGGAAAAATGGGTCATCCACCATACAAATGTTCGAAATGGCTAGACGCTAAGTGTTGCAAGTGCAATCAACTTGGCCATGAAGCAGTAATTTGCAAAAGCAAATGTAAGAACCATGATGCAGATGCACGTGTggtcaatgaagaagaagagaaagaccATATTTTTATTGAAACATGTATCTTAAGTAAAGTTTCAACAGATTTTTGGTTAATTGATAGCGGTTGCACCAACCACATGACCTATAATAAGAGATTGTTTAAAGAATTAAAGCCTACTGAAATATCCAAAGCTAGGATCAGAAATGGTGACCAGGTCGTTGTTAAAGTAAAAGGAACCGTTGTCATCAAAATAAGTTCGGTAATAAAGCAATTTTAG